In Esox lucius isolate fEsoLuc1 chromosome 6, fEsoLuc1.pri, whole genome shotgun sequence, the following proteins share a genomic window:
- the LOC105010727 gene encoding inactive pancreatic lipase-related protein 1, with translation MSQFWILGLLGCLLGAAYAAEVCYSDLGCFKDDMPWAGTTERPITRLPWSPEKIGTRFLLYTRQNPDAFQEIKADAAILKASNYNGDRMTRFIIHGFFDKGYENWLIDMCKTMLTVEDVNCICVDWRKGGLSLYTQSANNIRVVGAQVAQMIEVFQDVYRQKPSMVHVIGHSLGAHAAGEVGRRIQKLGRITGLDPAEPYFQGCSATVRLDPSDAMFVDVIHTDILPFIPYVGKGMSQAVGHIDFYPNGGEHMPGCDKNIASTIVDIDGLWEGTRDFVACNHLRSYKYYNESIVSPKGFTGYPCSNQDVFDSGKCFPCADQACPIMGHYADTFHVPNGQSKLKFHLNTGEAVPFSRYRYKVSVNLDGSRSVSGIMKIALYGEQGNTRQYTVHSGRLIPGKTYEVFVDAETDIGEVTRMKFLWNNNIINPLHPKLGAARIELQRGVDRKVYQFCGKKMVGEDVLQTLDPCGLQ, from the exons ATGTCACAGTTTTGGATTCTCGGTCTTCTTGGTTGCCTTTTAGGCGCAGCATATG CTGCTGAGGTCTGTTACTCCGATCTGGGCTGCTTTAAGGATGACATGCCATGGGCCGGTACCACCGAACGGCCAATCACACGTCTGCCCTGGAGTCCTGAAAAGATCGGCACCCGCTTCCTCCTCTACACCAGACAAAATCCTGATGCATTTCAG GAGATCAAGGCTGACGCGGCTATTCTCAAAGCATCCAACTACAACGGGGACAGAATGACCCGTTTCATCATCCATGGCTTTTTTGACAAAGGGTATGAGAACTGGCTGATTGACATGTGCAAG ACCATGTTGACAGTAGAGGATGTCAACTGCATCTGTGTCGACTGGAGAAAGGGGGGGCTGTCCCTCTACACACAGTCAGCCAATAACATCAGAGTTGTCGGGGCCCAGGTGGCACAGATGATTGAAGTCTTCCAG GATGTCTACCGACAGAAGCCTAGCATGGTGCATGTTATCGGACACAGTCTGGGAGCCCACGCTGCAGGAGAGGTGGGCCGCAGGATCCAGAAACTGGGACGCATCACAG GACTGGACCCAGCTGAGCCCTACTTTCAGGGCTGCAGTGCAACCGTACGCCTGGACCCCTCAGACGCCATGTTTGTGGATGTCATTCACACGGACATTCTGCCCTTCATCCCATATGTTG GCAAGGGTATGTCTCAGGCCGTCGGTCACATTGATTTCTATCCTAACGGAGGAGAGCACATGCCTGGCTGTGACAAGAACATTGCTTCTACCATTGTGGACATCGACGGGCTTTGGGAAG GCACCCGTGACTTCGTGGCCTGCAACCACCTCCGGTCCTACAAGTACTACAATGAGAGCATCGTGAGCCCTAAAGGCTTCACGGGATACCCCTGCTCCAACCAGGACGTCTTCGACTCC GGGAAGTGTTTCCCGTGTGCAGACCAAGCTTGTCCCATTATGGGTCACTATGCAGACACCTTCCATGTCCCCAATGGCCAATCCAAGCTGAAGTTCCACTTAAACACCGGAGAGGCTGTGCCCTTTTCCC GGTACCGCTATAAAGTAAGTGTTAATTTAGATGGAAGTAGATCTGTGTCGGGGATCATGAAGATAGCTCTGTATGGAGAGCAAGGAAACACCCGTCAGTATACGGTTCACAG TGGCCGCCTGATTCCTGGTAAAACCTATGAGGTCTTTGTGGACGCTGAGACTGACATTGGCGAGGTGACCAGGATGAAGTTTCTCTGGAATAACAACATCATCAACCCCTTGCACCCCAAGTTGGGTGCCGCCAGGATTGAGCTGCAGCGAGGGGTAGACAGGAAAGT CTATCAGTTCTGTGGAAAGAAGATGGTGGGTGAGGATGTGCTTCAGACCCTTGATCCCTGTGGACTTCAATGA